The genomic DNA tccAAAAATAAACTCTTAAAAGTAGTAATTTACCACTATTGTATAATTATGGAATAGTGTCTTATAACACCTTGAAGTCTCCATTTTGTTAGATTTTGGcacaatacaataacaaaaaaaaagaacataacACAGCCCCGTATATTTaccatacttaaaataaaatctcgAATCCGAGCCCTTAGAGGGACAGATAAAAACATTGCCAAGGTTACTTGacaacaattcttaaattaacatttcaaaattataacagatcataattttttattacactGTTTGTCATAATGAATCATCCACACTCTTGCATTTGCTTCTTATTTATGAATGTCGCCtgaatattaatatcatttCAAGTATTGTTTCATTGAGCAATTTCGATGGTGATTTTTGGCTTATGATTAAtgggataaataaattattatcattatattaatttaaaaaatctgtcaTCAATTTATATTGACATATatctgaaaattaattatttgtaaaacactaaaaataaaaaaagcatcaAAGAAAATGGTAACTATAAAAACTTTCAATGTTTCACATTGGTAATCTTTACCTTTACTTAGGGCAATCCGAATATTGACAGAACTGAACTGATAACTTATtctaaaagaataataattaatatataaattaaaatgtctgtTTTTAGACCACTTACATTAACTAAATTACAAATAAGAacaaataatcataattttaaagaattattAACTCCATCCAATTCTGTCAGAGGATtaaccattttaaaatatagggaATCAACTTTTGacacaaattattaaattattgccTGACTAATCAGGGTATACTGATTTACAAGTTATTGTCTTGATACAAGTGTCAGCATTCTATAGGATCAGATGTGCgaattatattgaaatactaAATGCATCTAAAAATCTAGTCCAATACACCACATCATCTAAAACCactacaaaattatgtaaaagtacATTTgtcctaaaatattatttcttaaattgttCATATTTGATAGAACCATAATTCATTCTAAGTTGTTCTAAAAATACGAATGTTAAAATAGTGTGAGGTGCAAGCCTAACAAATGCTGGAATGTATCCTTTAAAGAATGCAAGTGGTCCTTCCTTAGCAGTACTGGTGATAAGATGAAGTATACCCCTGAATTCACCAGGTTTAGCGTTCATTGCACGCGTTTTCAAGACGTCCACAGGCTGGGTCATAGTTGTTGCTACGCCTCCCtggaaaagcaataaaaaattattacatttagtCATACTACAGATATGtatcataacataataaataaaaaagcagcAAAACATTTTGAAACTCGGCAATTAGAATAACAGGTAAATGCTGCAAGAAATGTGGCTTGTTCACAAATATATACATAGCAAAGTGTTTATAgcacaaaacataaataaattggatCCTTACTGCTAATAAACTTGATGTGACATGAGTCACAACATTGTCATTGAAAAATGAAGTGGAAAGAAGTATTATCTTGATTTGGTCATAGAATGCCAGCTGTCCTATTGTCATGAGAGCTGCTCGACTGCATGTCATACTAGCTCCTGCCCAAAGTCGTGTTACACCTTCAGTTGCAGCCACCCTCCATAATCCATGCACAGCATTTTTGTAACTGTAATAATTTACCAATTGTTAAATACATAGAATTTTGGATGAGTCAATGctttatgttatattatgtgttttCCAATATTAGCCCTAGTTATATTGGTAAACAAATAGGAAAACTAGTAAATTGCACGAAGGAAAACATTcattattttccttataataCTACTACCATAAAGGCTAATTAGTTTATAGGAAATAGCTAATAGGTAAAATGTATACATACTTCCTTCTTTGCTCAGGTGGAAGTTTCATATCATTTTGCATTCGCACATTGACTAAATCTGCAGGGTTCCCCACAAAACCACCAGCAAGTCCACCCAAGCCAGCTATAAATGCAGACATATAAAATGGAATAGGCCCACCCTGGAAATAGAAATATAGGAAAAATGTAagataaaataggtaaaatacagatgaattaaagaaaatgaggacataaaatttattaaaaaaagatagaTGCTTACGTCTTTGGGTGTTAGCTGTTGTTTAGCCATTTCATATATTCCAAATCTAGCTGTTGAATATGTTAGCTGTCTTAGCAAGGAGGCTGAAATACCATTGTATAGACCCATG from Spodoptera frugiperda isolate SF20-4 chromosome 26, AGI-APGP_CSIRO_Sfru_2.0, whole genome shotgun sequence includes the following:
- the LOC118264604 gene encoding mitochondrial dicarboxylate carrier encodes the protein MSLQEELVLRKEVRVSKWYFGGFSSAGAACVTHPLDLLKVQMQTQKGKNISMFQLVGIVIRNEGIMGLYNGISASLLRQLTYSTARFGIYEMAKQQLTPKDGGPIPFYMSAFIAGLGGLAGGFVGNPADLVNVRMQNDMKLPPEQRRNYKNAVHGLWRVAATEGVTRLWAGASMTCSRAALMTIGQLAFYDQIKIILLSTSFFNDNVVTHVTSSLLAGGVATTMTQPVDVLKTRAMNAKPGEFRGILHLITSTAKEGPLAFFKGYIPAFVRLAPHTILTFVFLEQLRMNYGSIKYEQFKK